The DNA region aattgttgaagtTCACTCTTTTGTGACagcggccattttgggtttataaaaataatgaatacaaaaaattgtattatgactgaaactgaagacaagtaccggGTTTAAGAacaacactaatctgaaagagagCATAAAACCattcattctttctgacccaaatgaatgagaaataagagatgctgaataatttgattctgaagagtataaatttctaactctctaacaattgttgaggttgactatttgaggatgtcataaattatttgaatctacatagaatcatattaattgtatctttccagaactattttctgattttcaaagtaaattccaataatttctccccgatatccgagtaaaaacagctacttcgacaaagatttcatttcaagctctaataacttttcgaaaagccgttttatggaaaaattgtatgggacagtttttgtagagcacctgattccctacataaaaatatatcgctcaacgAAATCCGTCCATTgttttgcgaactggaattttttaactagaaacaaatttttttcccctgctattagtagggaaaatagaaatcctcgatgagcgacctctaaataataatattttcggataatattttcaaaaacgtcatttttcaatgtcctgaagataataagtagtgtgtttctcgaaaaaaaagaatgtcgatttttttgaatcagtctaatacaTATtttatcttttgaatgtcagcaatacatttttagctatcaaacaatatagcatatgtacgagttttagcaaaggttagtgcaacggggtaccatacaatttggagtatgatacaagagcttagggaaaaacctcagtaaaaaaaccctgtctctccgtgagtagtgtagtgatgtcaaatatatgaataaaatgTGAATAACCGAATGACTGAAAAGGaggaatcaaaatttttttttgataaattatgTAATCATCTCTTCAATAGATCTTGTTCTCTACATAGCAGAGCATTATTTTCATAGTGCTGTAAAAGTGAAAGTagaagtgaaagtgcccactagcaCAGctgctacggaatttttgattccgtctgtgaagtttgtgtagatTCAATACGCGTATGtattatcggaattttaattcgttaaaattttcgaagttgCTGTTCATCTGCCAGTCCAGTCCAGGTCTAGTGAAataggccaagaggtgaaaCTACATTGTATAAGTCTGATCAATAGTTATGATGCGAGTAGGAGCAGTGAATGAATCGTACAAGTTAAAATGAGAAAAGAATAGTATTATTAATATACATGATATTTATCATTGagcaacatttacagagacgaactgcttacaagtgagcacgattagaacgtccatcggaaaaacagaagatacaattgatgaATTATGAGAAGTGCAAAACGAGAGTACTGAGATAACCACTAAACGTTGGTTTCAAGAGGTGCAGAAGGCTGAGAGCCAACATGTATATCGAGTAAGATGAATGAACGTGAGAATGTATCATGAGAGTACAAATTTATAGTGAGTAgattgtcaggaatagacagatttatagggacctaaaatgggaaaccatttcaacacgaattgatcaaacagttggTGGTTTTATAATTTGCCGAATCGGCAAACtacaattcggaaaatttttaagaattcgtctgatgaaggattcTGATGTGACTACGCAACATTAAGAAATCTTACCAAAAATTCCCTTTTCCGTTCAGTGTCAGTTTCGTACCGAACTGTATAACCGAGGCGATCGAAGTATCGTACGAGTAAAAAAGTCATCTAGAattttgtggttctgaaaagaaCCGATATGCAAGATTCCCGAATCGAAATTTAGGCACGTTCACCCCTGATACGTCTAGCAAGTTGAATGTCCTTCGGCATGATAGTTACTCTTTTGGCGTGGATCGCACACAAGTTTGTATCCTCGAAGAGTCCAACCAAATAAGCTTCGCTAGCTTCTTGAAGTGCCATTACGGCGGAACTTTGAAATCTGAGATCAGTTTTGAAATCCTGAGCGATCTCACGTACCAACCTCTGGAAAGGCAACTTACGGATCAACAACTCGGTACTCTTCTGATATCGTCGTATTTCACGTAAAGCAACGGTACCCGGACGGTAACGGTGAGGTTTCTTCACACCGCCTGTGGCTGGAGCACTTTTACGTGCAGCCTTGGTGGCTAATTGTTTTCGCGGAGCCTTACCCCCGGTCGACTTTCTAGCAGTCTGCTTAGTACGAGCCATAATGAATGTTAGTGAATTCCTCTACACGAACAGGTCCGCGACGCAATCTGAACAATTCTATCCGTCCCCACCACCGTCGGCCCATATTTATAGACTACGTTGCCGTTCCAATGCGTATCTGAAAATCTATTGGATGCTACGGAATTACTGTGGTGGGGCGGCTGTAGTTTATAAATACTGGTCAGAGACTACGTTGCTCTTATTCTGTTTTCGCTTACGTATCGACTTTCTACTTCGACCCTTTCTAACGTTCTACAGACATGACCGGACGAGGTAAAGGTGGTAAAGGTTTGGGCAAAGGTGGAGCCAAGCGTCATAGGAAAGTACTCCGAGATAATATCCAAGGTATCACCAAACCCGCTATCAGGAGATTGGCTAGGCGTGGAGGTGTCAAGCGTATTTCTGGTCTCATTTACGAAGAAACTCGTGGAGTGTTAAAGGTGTTCCTGGAAAATGTAATCAGGGACGCTGTCACATATACCGAACATGCAAAGAGAAAAACTGTTACCGCCATGGACGTTGTATATGCCCTCAAACGTCAAGGACGTACATTGTACGGTTTCGGCGGTTGAATGAGTCATTATTCAGGTTGTAGTATAAACGGTCCTTCTCAGGACCACAACCATTTAATGTTTGTTTTATCCAATATCAATGTCGATTGCTAGTAAATACTTCGTACTAAATTCTTGAGGATATGTACGTATTATTTCACTATGATCACCAAGCCCGGATAAGAAGAGAATCCTTCTGGCCAAACCCTCCGTCCATCCTcaagataaaatttttttaagtaGTTCCGATCTGAGACTCGAGGACTTGAAACCTCGGTAACCGCCGAGGTAATCCTTTCCTGAGAAAAGGTGTTTGCCGGACGATTCCAAAGTGTGCTTGGACTCGCTCATTCATGTTCGGTGATAATAACCTCTATAGAAGATCTACAAATCCACAAAGTTCGTGTGCTGAATGATAtttaatacaaataatatagTGCAGAAAACCCTCATTTTTTTGGTTAATTGAATTATTTGGCGTGTGTCCAGCGCCTTCATTGATGGTCCTTCGTGGCCGAATTAAAAATTCTATTTGATATCTCATTTGTGCGCTTTGTTCCACCACTAAAATATAGCATATATGAACCGAACAAATTCGTAAACGAGATTGTTACCTGAAGTGTCGAAGTTCATTTTCTGTAAGCGGTACTGAGCCAACCCTTATCTTAACAACCTTCTGCGAAAATAGTCGTTTTTCGCTATGAATTGTCTGTATATCAAAATGTATTTCCTCAATCTTCGCCTGCAGTTTATTTTCGGTTTCTAGGGACTAATTGCTAAGCTCCGCATAATTGGTTGGCAATCTTGAATTGTATACTATCGAAGGCTTTGAAGGTAGACTCCAGGGTTTTTGTTCGATCACTTTCTGCAATGATCGCCGCATTTAGAATCCACCCAATTCGTTCAATGTAAACCTTTCGTTGCTTTTTACTAAGCAAAAGTCGTTTCTCTTCACTACTCAGAGACATTTTAACTCAGCGAATGAATTCTGCGAAAGGTAGATATTGAAAAACGACTATTTTCGCCGAAAGTTGTTAAGATAAGGGTTGGCTCTTGGCTCAGTACCGCCTACAGAAAATGAACTTCGACACTTCAGGTAACAATCTCGTTTACGAATTTGTTCGGTTCGAAAATATGCTATATTTTAGTGGTGGAACGAAGCGCACAAATGTGATATCAAATAGAATTATTAATAGACGAAAAAAATGAGGGTTTTCTGCActatattatttgtattaaaTATCATTCAGCACACGAACTTTGTGGATTTGTAGATCTTCTATAGAGGTTTTTATCACCGAACATGAATGGGCGAGTCCAAGCACACTTTGGAATCGTCCGGCTAACACCTTTTCTCAGAAAAGGACTACCTCGGCGGGTACCGAGGTTTCAATTGTTTTATAGGTTTCTCGTCCTGGAGTCTCAGATCGGaactatttaaaaaaattttatcttgAGGATGGACGAAGGGTTTGGCCACAGAATCCAAGAAGGATTCTCTTCTTAACCGGGCTTAGTGATCATAGTAAAATAATACGTACATATCCTCAAGAACTTAGTCCGAAGTATTTATTAGCAATCGACATTGATATTGGACAAAACGAACATTATATCGTTGTGGTCCTGAGAAGGACCGTTTATACTACAACCTGAATAATGACTCATTCAACCGCCGAAACCGTACAATGTACGTCCTTGACGTTTGAGGGCATATACAACGTCCATGGCGGTAACAGTTTTTCTCTTTGCATGTTCGGTATATGTGACAGCGTCCCTGATTACATTTTCCAGGAACACCTTCAACACTCCACGAGTTTCTTCGTAAATGAGACCAGAAATACGCTTGACACCTCCAGGCCTAGCCAATCTCCTGATAGCGGGTTTGGTGATACCTTGGATGTTGTCTCGTAGTACTTTCCTATGACGCTTGGCTCCACCTTTGCCGCCCAAACCTTTACCAACTTTacctcgtttttttttctttttttttggtgtagcagggggaaaatctgcaagacagtcgaaccaccctcatctcctgagggggaacagtgtggggtttctcactctcctgagttcgagacccactaaaaaccctcaactgcttcttgaattttggttccgggcatttgcctataaaccgttcatctcttggtcggttttcttctcgcacactatcgtgctgggatttatgtgtttaacctctattggattaacactttattgaatttttcaataagtttctgttgttattttaatctctttttaattgatctcttggtctccttcggtaaattcgcattctccttttgtcttcctctgggtcgtagtccactagtctcctgagttcttgattcggatggtttttcgctgtttcgaataatttctctgcttttctgttcatgaattccgttatggtttcccatttcaggtccttataaatctgtctattcctgacaaaccaaggtgcatctattgcacatcgtagcagcttgttttcagtggcctgaattcttttgatatggctctttgccgcgaaaccccaggcccataagtcagttgaggcccagcaacggctttgattatcttcaattttgtctctttcgacatgtggcttcttcttcctattagaggatagagtctattcatcgctgctttcgttttgtcgattgcttgtttgatatgacttttccaagtaagtcctttgtcaagcgttattcctaaatatttggcttcatttttccagtcgatttcttcgccgtcaacattcagtttcgttgtgggtcgcagtcttctcttctgtagtaatattgcttggctcttttgtccattgagcttgattttccactttatgcaccagtcatttgtttcgtcaatcgtctcttgtagaactcgttctattacttctgggttgcggtgtcgagttgctatgcctgtgtcgtcagcatataacgttagcatggttcttggatttttcggaatatcgtggatgtatatgttgtacagaagtggaccaagtactgatccttggggtactccagcctttatatctcttgttgaggagcattcttatgcatattttgatcgaatatccagcacatctcatcttatatattaatccttcatgccatacaagacctgtagcttgtttattttggaatccctctgttatgtactctgtgagccttaataattgttgttctgttgaatgctctcttctgaatccgaactgctctggtggtattagtttcagattttcggtttcctcatttagcctcgtggcgataattctttctactacttttcctaacgccgacagtagacttatcggtctgtagttttgtggaaacttctcctctttgaatggtttattgaatactatgacttctgctgttttccatttttctgggtagtgttctgtcctcataattccattcgcgatatttgttagagcggctataccttttctaggtaatttctttaacataacattcgttattttatcgcttccgggagctttcctcttcttcaaacttctaattatttccctgatttcatttggctatgttggcttgtctatttcagcagtcgctggtaattcatccatttcttcatcattttcttcaaccagttcttccaaatcttcattatcgtcgtctatcctgtaatttattctcgattctcgttcgatcgagtccgccaatgcatctgccttatcagtattggtatactccattcccctttctccgtgtaggggtggaattttagtcttttctcctcgtaggcttttttgcattctccgtgcagaatgatcgattgtattcagttcttgaacccttttgttccatctgcttgttcttagatctttcagggcatttttcagaacttggctatgtcggttgaggttccttctattcagatcatttttattcatcctatatattcttctgagttttcgattttcttgtataagatcttttacttctttaggcgtatcgccatgcggatgacttggtgctggtctcttcactcttctcgtgcttttttcgtaagctttcaatataatctcttccagtttatcaaccgcacattccagatcgtctggagtgcttattgttggaatttctgttatttccgattgtattaaatggctgtatttagcccaattgatgtattctcttatttccatcagtttttctctttgttcttctccaattgtcaattcgacggggttgtggtttgaggttccatcttccaaagtttcaatcgagaattcttgagttatatttttcaatatcgcgatatctattacatatggtattcctctaccaaaagcaagatatgtcggtagctctggtccaatcactatggcattttgtttttcggcgaaatccttgagttttttgccatttctattctctgttatgctgttccataatggggatttacagttgaaatctccgatggagattttcgggtttgatccttccaacatgttgttatctcttcttccaatagattattttgtggtggcttatacgccgaggttatttcgactctttgccgatttaattcggcaacaatcgtcactttttctgtttttccttgtgtttcgtcggatctacttttaaagtagtgtttcagatctgttctcaccaatattgctactcctcctccggtgtttgtaattctgtcacatctatatgtttcataattcatgaaattcagtcgtctgttccggtttattcttgtttcctgtagggctataatatcaggttgtctttctgatattatttgttctatctcggcctTCCgtgtgttgatcccgtttatgtgcCACGAGATTAttttgagggatttcttcctaatatcagGAGGtgaggtccattaattcagtttactaaataatgcttggagttttttctccatttccctctcaattttcaacattatcttgttgaaaattttctccgtgaagatatctaaatcatcggctgattcagatatctttttcttctcttgttgactgttcacagcctgtttcattgtaagcttcttctgtccttcttttttctgaacgggttttggagtctccctcttcttttcctgctctgtaggttgggtcttcgctacttcctgaattttttgttcagaagttgttgtttttgttaccttctttttctgttcagctgattttcgggaattcttctttctggtcaccaacttgaactcgctacatcctttgtagctagctggatggccctcttctccacataagacacatgtggcatttctctcttcaccttttctggtgagtgtgcagtcattgctgctagtgctatgacttcctgagcacttcacgcatctccacgggaaggagcatttgttctgtgcatgtccgtaaCTTTgacacctaaagcactggcttggactttcaggcctctttttgtgttcaaccacaatacagaggttgtagagtcgcttcacttcgaagattctttttttctgggttttaaccaggtagagaggtatgggcttcttcgtcttgttcgatgtcattctggacacctcagcgtctgatattccctggaatatcaggtcgtccttaatcaacgcaagatcagcgtcgattggtaaatgcctaatgacggcatatatcttcttctcctcctccattcggtaggtaaaaaattctttaacaCGCTGCTCGcagaatttcgtaatttttctaaaatcatctacggttgacgcgaagGTTTTTATAACGTCTTTAACTACAGTTGCGCGGTTGTAGtctatcctttttgtgtagagagctttagatatctctacccaatctgaggtgcccatcattgtgatgggtggaattttatctcttttaggcacttccgttgccttcttgacagtctcctcatcagaagaggagctttcttttcgcgcgcgtttagttgggggcgcgtttggggccttcgcaacctgcgttgaatcatttttccttgtttcgggttgtgaaacaattcccttaagggaattatttttggaacccgcttcCGGCTTTGTGATttcggcgtaagtgggagatttcggcatattattgcgggtcatttcctccctcgagaggcgcatctcaccgaccaactgtgacacagtttcagtcagtttgactatttgagctttcaactgctcattttcttctctgagctttacaagctcctcgtgttcgccttcgctgaattcttcagcatcggtcgcttccatgtaggaaccctcattatctgaggtttccgacatggttttatactcgaaaatctcaaaatatcaaacaattgaaagaatagctggcgttTGAGATTAAACTCTTTTGTGAACTAAACCCGTTACAAAGTTGCCGTTCCAATGCGTATCTAAAAATCTATTGGATGCTACGGAATTACTGTGGGGGCGGCTGTAGTTTATAAATACTGGTCGGAGAGTAAGTTCCCGTCACCAGTGtccagaatttgtttttcgttggtactgcagaaaacatcaggtgagcttatttttcgtatctttttttttctgatttttctcatagcgtaggaAACTgttggctttataccatagttttatattagactatttcattgaagattcctgaatattttattattttcaaattgcttgatattttgagaaatctgagtataaaaccatgtcggaaaccccagataatgagggttcctatatggaagcgaccgatgctgaagaattcagcgacggTGAACACGAaagcagttgaaagctcaaattgtcaaactgaccgaaactgtgtcacagttggtcggtgagatgagcctcttgagagaggaaatgacccgaaAGAATATGCCGAAATCCCCCACTTAAACCACAAttacaaaaccggtagcgggttccaaaaataattcccttaaaggaattgtttcacaacaaGGAAATATGATACAATGTTGGATGCGAAGGCCCCAagcgcgcccccaactaaacgcgcgcgagaAGAAAGCTCCtgatgaggagaccgtcaagtctattcctgacaaaccaaggttcatctattgcacatcgaagcagcttgttttcagtggcctgaattcgtttgatatggctctttgccgcgaaaccccaggcaactgatccatcagtcagttgaggcctagcaacggctttgattattatcttcaattttgtctcgttagacatgtggcttcttcttcctatcagaggatagagtctattcatcgctgctttcgttttgtcgattgcttgtttgatatgacttttccaagtaagtcctttgtcaagcgttattccttaacatttggcttcatttttccagtcgatttcttcgccgtcaacttccagtttcgttgtgggtcgcagtcttctcttctgtagtaatattgcttggctcttttgtccattgagcttgattttccactttatgcaccagtcatttgtttcgtcaaaaagaagaacagaagaagcctccAATAAAACAGGCTGtaaacagtcaacaggagaagaaaaagatatctgaatcagccgatgattaagatatcttcacggagaaaattttcaacaagataatgttgaaaattgagaggaaaatggaaaagaaactccaagcattattcagtaaactgaattaatggacattacggatattaggaagaaatccctcgagataatctcgtggaacataaacgggatcaacactcggaaaaccgagatagaagaaataatatcagagagacaacctgatattatagccctataggaaacaagaataaatcggaacagacgactgaatttcatgaattatgaaacatatagatgtgacagaattacaaacaccggaggaggagtagcaatattggtgagaacagatctgaaacactacttcaaaagtagatccgacgaaacacaaggaaaaacagaaaaagtgacgattgttgccgaattaaatcgtcaaagagtcgaaattacctcggcatataagccgtcacaaaacaatttattggaagaagagataaacaacatgttggaaggaacaaacccgGAAATCTGCATCgcagatttcaactgtaaattcccatcataacagagaatagaaatggcaaaaaactcaaggatttcgccgaaaaacaaaatgccatagtgaaattgaaaacattcatattaaattctaaaaattaacgaactatatttttcttcaaaccatATAGGGCCCAAAAGTATTCCCTGGACCCTCTGAGTTTTGAAGATATTACgaatataaaatattgaatacatAGATGAggattttctataaatttttatcCTGTTACCCGGTGCCGAAACAATGCTTGAAAAATACCGAGTTACAGaacttttcaaattgataacttATTTTGCACAagcaataaataatataattgatTGATTCAGGAATGAACTCTGAACTTTTCGTTTCTTTTCGTACGAATACTGAATATTCATATGTAAATAAAATACTTCCTGAAGTCTTTCACACTCCACCCCGGAATCAACTTTCTGTATTCTGATtggagaattgaaaatgaaa from Coccinella septempunctata chromosome 1, icCocSept1.1, whole genome shotgun sequence includes:
- the LOC123318892 gene encoding histone H3, whose amino-acid sequence is MARTKQTARKSTGGKAPRKQLATKAARKSAPATGGVKKPHRYRPGTVALREIRRYQKSTELLIRKLPFQRLVREIAQDFKTDLRFQSSAVMALQEASEAYLVGLFEDTNLCAIHAKRVTIMPKDIQLARRIRGERA
- the LOC123319023 gene encoding histone H4 yields the protein MTGRGKGGKGLGKGGAKRHRKVLRDNIQGITKPAIRRLARRGGVKRISGLIYEETRGVLKVFLENVIRDAVTYTEHAKRKTVTAMDVVYALKRQGRTLYGFGG
- the LOC123322878 gene encoding histone H4-like, with product MVQTKKKRGKVGKGLGGKGGAKRHRKVLRDNIQGITKPAIRRLARPGGVKRISGLIYEETRGVLKVFLENVIRDAVTYTEHAKRKTVTAMDVVYALKRQGRTLYGFGG